One Azospirillum sp. TSA2s genomic region harbors:
- a CDS encoding vitamin B12-dependent ribonucleotide reductase — protein sequence MRIERRFTHEGQDAYASLGFRQATSEIRNPDGTIVFQQTGIEVPDNFSQVASDILAQKYFRKAGVPAALRAVEENTVPSWLWRKEADQEKLAALPKEKRFVGEHSAKQVFDRLAGTWTYWGWKGGYFDTEADARTFFDEMRFMLAAQMAAPNSPQWFNTGLHWAYGIDGPSQGHFYVDFKTGLLTSSASAYEHPQPHACFIQSVADDLVNEGGIMDLWVREARLFKYGSGTGSNFSKLRGEGEKLAGGGKSSGLMSFLKIGDRAAGAIKSGGTTRRAAKMVTVDMDHPDIEGYIDWKVNEEQKVAALVTGSKICQKHLTAVMAAAQSGLDPKENKELKKAILAARKDQVSENYIQRVIQFAGQGFTSIEFKTYNTDWDSEAYLTVSGQNSNNSVRVSNEFVQAVLDDADWNLIGRTNGKVVKTVRARDLWDKVGYAAWACADPGVQFDSTINEWHTCPASGRINASNPCSEYMFLDDTACNLASLNLMSFRLKDGSFDVEAFEHACRLWTIVLEISVLMAQFPSKEIAQLSYEFRTLGLGFANLGGLLMASGLSYDSDEGRAYCAGISAVMTGVAYATSAEMAQELGTFPGFEANRDHMLRVIRNHRRAANGEMNGYEGLAVEPVPFVADLCPDQELALAAVRVWDEALELGEAHGYRNAQATVVAPTGTIGLVMDCDTTGIEPDFALVKFKKLAGGGYFKIVNRLVPEALKTLGYTPDQIEEIALYAVGHGTLKNAPGVNHESLKAKGFTDELLERLEGNLATAFDIKFVFNRWTIGADFCTQTLGIPVKTLDAPGFDLLSHIGFTKAQIEAANTFCCGAMTLEGAPFLREEHLSVFDCANPCGRIGKRFLSWESHITMMAAAQPFISGAISKTINMPNTATVDECKDAYLMSWRLGLKANALYRDGSKLSQPLQAALLDDEEDGEAVEAMIEAPAAVRAQMVTERIVEKVIERVVERKSSSRERLPHRRKGYTQKANVGGHKVYLRTGEYEDGRLGEIFIDMHKEGAAFRSLMNNFAIAVSIGLQYGVPLEEFVEAFTFTRFEPSGMVTGNDTIKMATSVIDYIFREIAISYLNRTDLAHATPEDLVPFTVGSGDKQGDLPDTQVQPSDIVRRIASTGYVRNNLRVLHGGQTQRASAAAAFAATGTDTAAVSVTASAGTQASAQAAMAASPAVAAATAQGHVAATAATGTAYGGSTSDQRFDRIREARARGYEGDPCGECGNMTLVRNGTCLKCDSCGSTTGCS from the coding sequence ATGCGGATCGAGCGTCGTTTCACGCACGAAGGTCAGGACGCCTACGCCAGCCTCGGTTTCCGCCAGGCGACCAGCGAGATCCGCAACCCGGATGGAACGATCGTCTTCCAGCAGACCGGCATCGAGGTGCCGGACAACTTCTCGCAGGTCGCCAGCGACATCCTGGCCCAGAAGTATTTCCGCAAGGCCGGCGTCCCCGCCGCCCTGCGTGCGGTGGAAGAGAACACCGTCCCGTCCTGGCTGTGGCGCAAGGAAGCCGACCAGGAAAAGCTGGCCGCGCTGCCGAAGGAAAAGCGCTTCGTCGGTGAGCATTCGGCCAAGCAGGTGTTCGACCGTCTGGCCGGCACCTGGACCTATTGGGGCTGGAAGGGCGGCTATTTCGACACCGAAGCCGACGCCCGCACCTTCTTCGACGAGATGCGCTTCATGCTGGCCGCCCAGATGGCGGCCCCGAACAGCCCGCAGTGGTTCAACACCGGCCTGCACTGGGCCTATGGCATCGACGGCCCGAGCCAGGGCCACTTCTACGTCGATTTCAAGACCGGCCTGCTGACCTCCTCCGCCTCGGCCTACGAGCACCCGCAGCCACACGCCTGCTTCATCCAGTCCGTCGCCGACGACCTCGTCAACGAGGGCGGCATCATGGACCTGTGGGTGCGTGAGGCCCGCCTGTTCAAGTACGGTTCGGGCACCGGCTCCAACTTCTCCAAGCTGCGCGGCGAAGGCGAGAAGCTGGCCGGCGGCGGCAAGTCGTCGGGCCTGATGAGCTTCCTGAAGATCGGCGACCGCGCGGCCGGCGCCATCAAGTCGGGCGGCACCACCCGCCGTGCGGCCAAGATGGTCACGGTGGACATGGACCATCCGGACATCGAAGGCTACATCGACTGGAAGGTGAACGAGGAGCAGAAGGTCGCGGCGCTGGTGACCGGCTCCAAGATCTGCCAGAAGCACCTGACGGCGGTGATGGCCGCCGCCCAGTCGGGCCTGGACCCGAAGGAGAACAAGGAACTCAAGAAGGCGATCCTCGCCGCCCGCAAGGATCAGGTGTCTGAGAACTACATCCAGCGCGTGATCCAGTTCGCCGGCCAGGGTTTCACCTCGATCGAGTTCAAGACCTACAACACCGACTGGGATTCGGAAGCCTACCTGACGGTTTCGGGCCAGAACTCCAACAACTCGGTGCGCGTTTCCAACGAGTTCGTGCAGGCGGTTCTGGACGATGCCGACTGGAACCTGATCGGCCGCACCAACGGCAAGGTGGTGAAGACCGTCCGCGCCCGCGACCTGTGGGACAAGGTCGGCTATGCCGCCTGGGCCTGCGCCGATCCCGGCGTGCAGTTCGACAGCACCATCAACGAGTGGCACACCTGCCCGGCCTCGGGGCGCATCAACGCCTCGAACCCGTGCTCGGAGTACATGTTCCTCGACGACACCGCCTGCAATCTGGCGTCGCTGAACCTGATGTCGTTCCGTCTGAAGGACGGCTCCTTCGACGTCGAGGCGTTCGAGCATGCCTGCCGGCTGTGGACCATCGTGCTGGAAATCTCCGTGCTGATGGCGCAGTTCCCGTCGAAGGAAATCGCCCAGCTCTCCTACGAGTTCCGCACGCTGGGTCTGGGCTTCGCCAACCTCGGCGGCCTGCTGATGGCGTCGGGCCTGTCCTACGACTCGGACGAGGGCCGCGCCTACTGCGCCGGCATCTCCGCCGTCATGACCGGCGTGGCCTATGCCACCTCGGCCGAGATGGCGCAGGAACTGGGCACCTTCCCAGGCTTCGAGGCCAACCGCGACCACATGCTGCGGGTCATCCGCAACCATCGCCGCGCCGCCAACGGCGAGATGAACGGCTATGAGGGGCTGGCGGTCGAGCCGGTGCCCTTCGTCGCCGACCTCTGCCCGGACCAGGAACTGGCTCTTGCCGCCGTCCGCGTGTGGGACGAGGCGCTGGAACTGGGCGAGGCCCACGGCTACCGCAACGCCCAGGCCACCGTGGTCGCCCCGACCGGCACCATCGGTCTGGTGATGGACTGCGACACCACCGGCATCGAGCCCGACTTCGCCCTGGTGAAGTTCAAGAAGCTGGCCGGCGGCGGCTATTTCAAGATCGTCAACCGGCTGGTGCCGGAGGCGCTGAAGACGCTCGGCTATACCCCGGACCAGATCGAAGAGATCGCGCTCTACGCCGTCGGCCACGGCACGCTGAAGAACGCCCCGGGCGTGAACCACGAGTCGCTGAAGGCCAAGGGCTTCACCGACGAGCTGCTGGAGCGGCTCGAGGGCAACCTCGCCACCGCCTTCGACATCAAGTTCGTCTTCAACCGCTGGACCATCGGCGCCGACTTCTGCACCCAGACGCTGGGCATCCCGGTCAAGACGCTGGACGCCCCGGGCTTCGACCTGCTGAGCCACATCGGCTTCACCAAGGCGCAGATCGAGGCGGCCAACACCTTCTGCTGCGGCGCCATGACGCTGGAAGGCGCTCCCTTCCTTCGGGAAGAGCACCTGTCGGTGTTCGACTGCGCCAACCCCTGCGGCCGCATCGGCAAGCGCTTCCTGTCCTGGGAATCGCACATCACGATGATGGCGGCGGCGCAGCCCTTCATCTCCGGCGCCATCTCCAAGACCATCAACATGCCGAACACGGCGACGGTCGACGAGTGCAAGGACGCCTACCTGATGTCCTGGCGCCTGGGCCTGAAGGCGAACGCGCTGTACCGCGACGGCTCCAAGCTGAGCCAGCCGCTGCAGGCCGCCCTGCTCGACGACGAGGAGGATGGCGAGGCGGTCGAGGCGATGATCGAGGCGCCGGCCGCCGTCCGCGCCCAGATGGTCACCGAGCGGATCGTCGAGAAGGTGATCGAGCGGGTGGTGGAGCGGAAGAGCAGCTCGCGTGAGCGTCTGCCGCACCGCCGCAAGGGCTACACCCAGAAGGCCAATGTCGGCGGCCACAAGGTGTACCTGCGCACCGGCGAGTATGAGGACGGCCGCCTGGGCGAGATCTTCATCGACATGCACAAGGAAGGCGCCGCCTTCCGGTCGCTGATGAACAACTTCGCCATCGCGGTGTCGATCGGCCTGCAATATGGCGTGCCGCTGGAGGAGTTCGTGGAGGCCTTCACCTTCACGCGCTTCGAGCCGTCGGGCATGGTGACCGGCAACGACACCATCAAGATGGCGACGTCGGTCATCGACTACATCTTCCGCGAGATCGCCATCTCCTACCTGAACCGCACCGATCTGGCGCATGCCACGCCGGAGGATCTGGTGCCCTTCACCGTGGGCAGCGGCGACAAGCAGGGCGACCTGCCGGATACCCAGGTGCAGCCGTCGGACATCGTCCGCCGCATCGCATCGACCGGTTATGTCCGCAACAACCTGCGCGTCCTGCAT